One window of the Camelina sativa cultivar DH55 chromosome 1, Cs, whole genome shotgun sequence genome contains the following:
- the LOC104736055 gene encoding uncharacterized protein LOC104736055 — MAQMCHTCRRRPAEIHCFTEATNLCIACDCMRHRGPDAGHIRYQLCEKCWVNPGLLICFDHKIVLCQSCYSLRYNCVPDGHRYEIVNLVPLHLNNPYHEHQHQHQHHEREHMLPHVVHLQRREGMFEMSCNGHNNCERWMFAMKCESCVASNAVVYCPQHDHLLCDNCDRVIHFTNHQGRAVTPHMRFVLCVSCKRLSRNFLIEDSCFSLSPTHPPALSSTGPGQ; from the coding sequence ATGGCACAAATGTGTCACACATGTAGACGTAGACCAGCCGAGATCCACTGTTTTACGGAGGCGACTAACTTGTGCATTGCTTGTGACTGCATGCGACATCGTGGACCTGATGCAGGACACATACGTTACCAACTATGCGAAAAATGCTGGGTTAATCCAGGTTTACTCATCTGCTTTGACCACAAAATCGTTCTTTGCCAATCATGTTATTCACTCCGTTACAACTGCGTTCCCGATGGCCATCGCTATGAAATCGTCAATCTTGTTCCTCTACATCTTAATAACCCCTATCATGAGCATCAGCATCAGCATCAGCATCATGAGCGTGAGCATATGCTACCTCATGTGGTTCACCTCCAGAGAAGAGAAGGGATGTTTGAGATGAGCTGCAACGGGCATAACAATTGCGAGAGATGGATGTTTGCAATGAAATGTGAATCATGCGTAGCTTCAAACGCTGTCGTTTACTGTCCTCAGCACGATCACCTTTTATGCGATAATTGTGACCGAGTAATTCACTTTACCAATCACCAGGGCAGGGCAGTGACGCCGCATATGAGGTTTGTGCTTTGCGTGAGCTGCAAGAGACTCTCTCGCAATTTTCTCATCGAAGACTCTTGTTTCAGCTTATCACCGACTCATCCTCCGGCGTTGTCTTCCACAGGGCCCGGTCAATAG